The genomic region ttttttaaaataattgttacgtaatttcaaagcgaattttatctctgaggtctaatatattctGTGTGTAAATGTTCAAaacattttcgatatatatttatatttcatttggtttgtttttagtattattgtataagtataatactatacaatattacttatttctatacaatatatgaagctatgtgttattttgttttagaaagtagattaggcccaacgtagttataagaatagtcatatctttatgtatgtgtctatgacttatctacctaatgttattcatactaataaaattaatatgaccAATGAAATatctgatcaatttaaaatgaattgtatagggtaattatagaacgattaatattttttagtattttttagtatatatcttatttaaaatcgacatgtaataaatgtaaaaatcaatatatggaatatggaaaaaaataagaattgtatttaaggaaataacatcaatgcaaagttagaccatgatacgtaaatatatataaagaataagtcatttaatttaaatatatgaagtccacctttaaaaatccacctagaagaagttgtaatgtatAGATGCTGCATGCATTTATACaaacttctttttaaaaaatgtatggGCCGTAAAGGGCCGAAGAAGGTAGTTTGATTTATGTCAGGCCCGTTTAAAACATAGGGTTTAACGTAAAATTATAAACGGGGCTTGCGTCTCCGTCTCGTCGTTTTTCTTGCCGTTGCCGCACTTGCTTTGCTTCTCCTCAGGTGAAAGCTTAAACGCACTCTTCTTCGTATTAGCTGAATCTATAGTCTTGCTTGAATCCTAGAGCTCTCTAGCTTACTATAGACAGTAGATAACCATAAGATCTGTCTTTTACATAGGTTTTGCTCTCTCACTGATTTTGGTCGCCGCAtgctttcttcttcctcctcattACTAATTTGCATATCTAGCTGTTAACTTCGCTGTAGCCTCGGAGCACAGTCGTTTAATCTGTTGGGATGTGAATTGTTTCTCGCGTATATTTTCATGATAATTATTGTTTGAATCTTTGAGACTGGTAGATAAATATGCTAGTAATTGATTTCACTTGCGATCATTATAATCTGAGATTTGTATACTTGATGAATTTAATAGTCATTGTTAGTTTTATTctgatgtatttttttttttagtgttttggattttggattGATCTACAATTCAAGCTATTAAATCAAGATGCAGAACGAAGAGGGTCAGATCACAGAACTATACGTTCCTAGGAAATGGTAAATACATATATTCTGATTCTCTTACTTGATCACAACTCTCATAGACAGACGGGGCATCTTTACTAAACAATTTGGGTTCTTGTTGTTACTTGCAGCTCTGCTACTAACCGGATGATCACATCAAAGGATCATGCATCTGTCCAGCTCAACATTGGGCATTTAGATGCTGATGGCGTCTACACACCGACAGTTCACTACCTTTGCTCTCTGTGGTTTTGTTCGTGCCCAGGTCTGTGATACACTCTTAGTCTAATAGACTCTAAATGCTTGTGTCCCCGCTTCCGATCACTTTGTCCTAATTTCAATCAAAGTAACCGGCTTCCTAATCCAAAGCAGTTGATTTTGTCTGTTAaagctttttttcttcttgttgaaaAACCCTTGCTATATTAGAGTTTTTTTATTAGAATTTGTAAAACTTGTTTGACTTCTCCCGAGCAAAACACTGCACCTTTGGATAGTCATTCGTCATCAAAATATGACATTAACTAAACGATGAACTTACTATAATATTGCAGGGAGACGCAGACAGTGGCGTGGACAGGCTGTGGCAGAAGAAGAAGGTCGAAGCCAAACAATTTAAGATGCTCTTatttaagctttttttttctttgttatttaattaaacaAGATTATTGACAATTCTGAAGTAATTGATTCTTGCTCTCTATGCttggttttattttctcttGCTTGTTCTGAATATTCATCTAGTGAGAGATTGCAGTATAAGACCTTTCTTACCTCTTAGTCCAAGTTCTAGATTTAACCATTGAGGCATGATCATCATTCATCACCTATTATCAATGTAAACAATTGACCGCTAAGCTCCTACACAAGAAGCTTTGGTTATAGCCGTTGATGTTGCTTCAGGTTTGGTGATGGAGCTTTAGAAGATTGATCAACTTTTGATACTTAACgcgagggagagagagagagagagtagaagaaggtgaagatttatttatttatttatttttggtcgaaaaaagaaagaaagtgaAGATTGTTTAACGTAGGGGAGatgttgacaaaagaaaaaaaagtttgacgTAGGGGAGATAATCAAACGGCAGAGATTACACGAGTGTTTTGTGTGTCATCATCCTCTTTTCCTTTGCGGCTCCCACGTGTAGTAAGTACATTACGTCGACTCATTGAGAACAAATCATCGTTTTCTTGTCGAATAGACCGTTGGATCAAAAGCAACGAAAATACAATCTGAGCGGGTAACTTCATCAACACTCGGATTGCCAGCGTGGCAGTAGATGGTATATAAAGACATATTGTTGAACCCAACTCTTACCCAATTTGTAAACACACTAAAACCGGAAAAAGGAATCATCAGTTAGTGCTAATTTTTGAGATCCGTTTTGCTCAACAATGGAGTCACCAGCAGCAGCAGCGAAGCCGGCGAGAGGCGCCGGAGGAAGGAAAGGAGGAGACAGGAAGAAGAGTGTCCCAAATCCGTCAAAGCCGGTCTCCAGTTCCCCGTCGGTCGTATCTCTCGTTACCTGAAGAAAGGCCGTTACGCCGTCAGGTACGGCGCCGGCGCTCCCGTCTACCTCGCCGCCGTTCTCGAGTACCTCGCCGCCGAGGTATAATCTAGTCAAATGCGATTTAGAGAAACGGATTCGTTGGAAAATGAAATTAGGGATCTGATTGATTTTGACCTAATCTATCTCTTATCTATATTAGGTTTTGGAGCTGGCGGGGAACGCGGCGAGGGACAACAAGAAGAACAGGATAAACCCTAGGCATCTCTGCTTGGCGATAAGGAACGACGAGGAGCTGGGAAGCTGCTTTCCGGAGTCACCATCTCGAGCGGAGGAGTGCTGCCGAACATCAACCCGGTTCTTCTTCCCAAGAGAGCTGCTGGCGCTTCTGAGAAAGCTGAGAAGCCTGAGAAAGCTGCCAAATCTCCCAAGAAGGCTTGAGAAAATTGCTATTTACTGTTTTTAGGAATCTGTTGTTGCTATCGGTCTCTAGATGAAGAaacatcttgtttttttttttttttaatattttgggtATTAGGGATTATGTACGTTGTTATCGTTCATCTCCGTTTGGTTTGTTTATAAATCCGAtggaaaatattattatgttattaaAGGCCATTTTGTAATGAATGAAGTAATTTCTCCGGTATCTTATCAGTTTCAGTCTGATctagtatatattttcaagattttttcaTACATCTTTATCCACTCACtgaaattgaattttttaaaagatccTTCTGTTGAAATCGAATTAGATGAAGTTAGTGGCATTAATCATAGTAGTTTAGAGTAATATTACTGTTTTGTTAGTTATGGTATTCTTTTTACTTGGGCGGTTTGCATTCGAAACAAATATGTTTGCTCTTTAAGGGTTTATTTGGGCCTAAATGAAGAGGCCCTTTAAAATTGAGCTTCAGTCTCTGAATTTTACTTTACTCCAAACTAAGGTTTTTACCATACAACGCTGACCAAGAGTTTTCCGTTCATTGGTAATTGTTGTTGTTAAGGACAACGTTAGTAgctgttttttgtttgtttgagcTGAGTGATGAATATGGTAATGGTAGTGTTTGTAAAGATCCATTGTAATACATgactaaaacaaataataaagtCGACTCAACATCTTAACACACAATATATCAACCAGAACCAACACAGGAGGAATACCAAAAAGCGAACAGTTCTTTTTCATCTCTCAACGggctttgttcttttttttttttttttcacaaatggGTGGTAAGGAACATAGCCCAACAAGCCTGTCACGTTAGCCACTACGTCGTTGCATTTCGACAAAAGGTTGAGCATTTGGTGAGAGATGTCTCCGGCACCAACCGCTGAGCTCGGACCAGGAAAGCTTCTAGAaggtagtggtggtggtggcatAGGTGGTTCAACATGGTCTACTGTTTTAATGGGCTTTGAGTATTGTGGAGGGAGAGGAAGAATTGGTGGCAATGTCGAAGGAGGAGGAAgctgttgatgatgatgaatgaaCAACGTTTTGAAACTTCTTACTAACAAATTCCATTCCaaaagatgatgaagatgaaggtCCATCGTTTCTATTCGATGGCTCGTTGGTAGTTGCTTTACTCGAGTTTTCTTCGCCTTCCAGCATGAACTTGACTCTTGGGCGGTTACTGCTAGTGTCATCTCCAAGTTTCTTCAGGCAGGATTTGAGGTTGCTCTTTGGCGGTGGTGGCAGTTTTGGCTGGTAACGTGGCGATGCTGGGTCTGGCACTTGGCTCTGTGGCTCATCATCTTCCTTTGCGTTTTCTGGTTCTTGAGTCTCGGCTTTAGGAGCGTCAACGTCACGGAGGAAGTACCTTACGTTCACGTTACTAAAGAGAGAGTTGTTTCCCGTTGCATATCTAAAAGCAGTCTGTGCGTCGGCTTTATACAGGAAGACAACACGGCAGGTCGATGATTTCCAGAACACCCTGATGGCTGATTGATCCAACAGCCCGAACCGACCAAACCTAGCCTTTAGCAGTGCAGGTGAAGGAAGAGATGTGCCTGGTGGAAACTTCATGACAAGCATTGTGGGTTCCACCACCTTTGCTGATGGAGCCGTTTTCTTCCCGGTTTGAGGTTTTAACGGTCTTGCTTGAACCGCACCGCTCTGCTCTCTTATTGGTTTTATAGTCTCCTTTGCTTCTCGTTTAATCAGTTTCTCAGAAGCCATTGGTTTCAACTGATTAGTTTTCTTCAGCTTCTTAACTAATGGGATTTCGTCTTGGCGATCAGATGAGAGGCGTTTTTTGCCAGCTTTTGATGGGTCTTCGGTTCTGTTCACTGTCTTGCCAGGTTTTGTGTCTTTGGCGTTTAAGGCAGTAGCAGTAGCATCAGATGAAGATACAGACAAGCTTTTCTGGTAATTAAGTGAACGGAAACGGATAAAAACTTCCTAGCAGCTCCGAAAGAAGCAACTGATGAACCAGAGAAAGGTTCAATACAGAGATCTTGCAGATGACCCAATAGCTTCGGCACATCAGCTTCCATATAGGTATGTAAGTGCGCTGAACCAAGCTGGGACAGTTTCTTGGCTACAGGCTCCCCAGAAGATAATGGAAGCTTTCTCTTTCTCGGAAGATTAGAGTTAGGctctttcatctttttctttttctttactgGCTCTGAAGGAGGAGGATTCTCAGTGCCCATTTCGCTTGAAGATCGTTTAGCAGCTTTGAGTTTCTTGATTATAGATCCCGTGGAACCTCGAGGAGACTCAATCAGGGGCTGGAGAGAGCTTCCAGCTTCTGGTCCAGACTCTTGCTTAAGAGGCGCCATAGCTTCAGATTTCACATGCTCTGGATTTACTACAGTTCTTTCTTCCGTTTTCTCTGCTGATTCTTCGGCTACATCTTTTTCTTCATCAAGAGAGAGCTTTGGAACAGTCCCAGGAATAGCTGTACTTGAAGAGTTGGAATCCATGCTCACAATCCCAGGCTGCTCATCTTTTATTGGACTTTGAAGCGTTGACACTCTTCTCGGTAGCACAGGAACGCCCGTGCTTGAACTTGCTTCGACTTGGCCCAATGAAACATTCTTATCACCAGCTTCATCTCTGCGTTTGAGAAGATacttgtcttgtttcttcgaATCCTTAATCTTTGTGGGGGTCTTAGAGCTCTTCGGTACACCTAGAGTTTCTGCTATCACCAGCGGGCCACTCAAAGGAGCTGGAAACATGAGAAGTTGGAAGAGCACATCAACACCAAGACAATAAACAACAAAGCAAACAAGCTGACACATGCTAATGtaaagtatacaactacaaaatataaatcataactCACAAAACCACCAAGTTATATAATATCTCACATCTCTGTAACAAATACGAAACTAATGATTTCTTGAAAGTGATAATACCTCTGGAGGGTGTTCTATTATGTGGTTCATTCGAAGTCACCGAAGCACGCACAGACTGGACCCAAAAGCCTGTGAATACGTTTCATCGAACTCCTCAAACACTGCCTTGCGGAAAGCAGAAACCGCCGCTTTCTTCTTCAAAAAACCCAaactctcatcatcatcatcatcatcacactCCCGAGGCGCTAAAGCCAACCCTTTCACAAACGATAAAGCCTCAGCAGGCGAAAACTCATCCCTCGCTTTCTTAATCTGCTCCCAAGAGTAACCCCTTGAACCTCGTAATCCGGGACATCAACAGAGAAGTAATCCTGAACACTAGTCGCCCTAAAGTTATACGGGTTCCTGCATTTACAAGTCAGCCCAAGCGCCGACCTCCTACTCGCCTCGTCCACAGCTTCCTCCACAGCTCTCACAAAGTGCTTGGCGGCCGTCTGGTGCGCCTTCTCGGGTAAATGAGGCTCGAAGGGGATGAGCTCGGCGGGATCGAACCATCCGTAACTGCTGTCGCCGAAGAAGGCGACGAGGACGTGGTCCACTCTCCTCATGCGGCGAACGGAGGGAGACGCGAAGGCTTCGTTGAAGATGTGGCCAGGCCACCAAGGGTGAGACTTTACTTTCCCCCACACCAAGTCTCCCACTTGGAACCCGTAGCTCAAGGCTCTGGACACTCCGGAGCCCATCTTCTCGCTCGCCACGTAATCGTCGAACTCGGATAAGAGAGATTTGTAATCCGTAACCGCCGGTTTCTCTAAAGCTCCTCGcttttcttcttcctcgaaCGCCACGTCATCAGCTTCGGATCCAAcctcatcatcattatcatcttCTTGTTTATGAAGCTCGGGACTGTCATCAGACTTGTCAATCTCATCCTCGCTCTTAATAATCTCAGAAACCCTAGGCTCCGTTTCGCTTACGTCGTCTTCCTCGTTAGTCGCAGTGAGATCAGGCTTCTTCTCCGATCTCTCGCTCTCGGAAACCCTAGCACCGCCGTCGCCGTCGTCGTCAGCAACCGATGAATCGAGCTCCgtaggtgaagaagaagaagctgctgCAGCATCCAGGCTCGAATCAACATCAGCAGCATCACCTGAGAGCGTCGGAATCACCTCGGGATCTTCGATTGGATTAGTTTGTTGGGGAATCTCAGGATCTTCGTCCATTGCGAACACCACACGAGACGAATTTGAGCTTTCGCAAAATGACGAACCCTAGAAACTTCAATCCTATCGGTTGTAGATAGAGGAGAAAATGAGAGAGACGGATTTGAACCCAAGAaaatgaggaaaaaaaaaatgtaaatcgaGAGAAACATTTATACAGCAAGGGCCAAAAGACAATTTTATAagttataaaatgattattatgtcttaatattgttttttggtCTAAAATTGATACCAATCTGTAATATATTGAACAACCCTAAATTGTTTTAGATTGTTGTcatcataataatttttttttcttttaaattaaagttttattccGTAACAAGATTTGTTTTAGACTTTGATTGATTTATCTCTGTTATGAGACATCTAATTTTAAGAAGAAAGCAATACACGGCATATATAGATTATGCTTTTTAGCtgtaatcaataattattttttttgtaaaacaatatACATAAGCAAGCTGTTATTAGTCCAAGTATCAAATGTTTGGTAGTTACCAAGTTTTAAGAAGTAAAAAAGCACATTGGTTGATGAAGTCCGCAGCAAATCATCAAATGTAAATGGTTATCGTCATATACGGTAATTAATACAAAAACCTATGCTGAAGTCTGCAAATCACAGCACATTTAAACCTATATATCTATGTTCTAACAGTAACATAACGTGACACACAATTCAGCTTTGGCTAACTTACAACCACAACAATACATTCTAAAAGAGTGTTATGGTCTTTTAACTTCCATTTCgctgaaataaatataaacttcaaATTCACAATCCAAAGTCCACTAAATGTTACTGTTGCAGGACAGAAAAACAGGGGAACAAACTCTCAGAGAGGATTGCTATTGGCAAAACGAGAAAAATCAACCAGCCGGTGGCCCGTTTGGTGGTGCATCACTGGAGCTCCTATGTGACTTGTGCTTCGATCTCTTCTCCCGTTTCTTACTCCTGAGGAAAATGagaacatatatatagagaataagccaaaaaaaaagtcGTTAGAAGAATCTAGAAGAAGAAAGGTTAAGTGTACTCGTCATGTGAAGAACTATGTCCTAGACAAGATTTTAGCTTCCTGTTGATATGCTTCATGTCCTTTTCACTCGGGTACTTGTAGTTCTTCACCTGCAGAAAACAGAAAGCATATGCATTTAAGAAACGAAACTTTCATGGTTATGTATATGTGTTTTGAAAAGTTAGTGCATACCAAAGATTCGATGTCATCAAGTAAGTTTGAAAGGTGTGAAGTCGTGTGCTCAGAGTTCGGTTGAGAAACAATGCTCTCTAGGTACCTGCACTACATGCAGTTTAGTTATAAACTCCAACCAGTAAAAGCTTTTATATAACGAAAACAGAAGCCAAGAGATTAAAAATTAACCTATCAAAATCAACCACTCCAAGAACCCCATTTGCAATACGCAACGCAGCCAACGCCAACtgagaagaaaacaaatacaccaaatttttttattacttcTTCTGTTAGATATAAAGCAAAATAGAGAAAGAAGGAAAAACATGGTGATATTATCTtcaacctgaaaaaaaaacaaaaggacagggagagaaaaaagaaactatCACCTGACCAGGAGGAAAGAGGAGTGGAGCATCTGTGAGCATAATTTTATCTGCTTCTGCTGTTGCCGCTTTGAGCAAACTCTGCAATGGAATGTTACGGCCAGTATGAGAAAGTGACACTGTACTAGTAAGGCCACTAAGTAAttatgaagagagagagagagagagagagagagatctacCTCCAGCTTTTGGATCTCATCGTCTCTAGCTTGAAGAAACTCCTAGAGGAtgaaaaagataaatgtcaCTTTTGGAGACAAGGTGAAGTTAACAATCATAATATGAACAGCCAAGAGTTACCTCCATGTTACTGACAAAGCCTTCCATTGCACGATACGGTGCAAAAACAATCAGATCAAATTCCAAACTCTGCAAAATAAAGCTAAAATATTAATCATGGACAGAAGAGCATAGGGAGAAATAAAGATAGGGAAGTGACTAAAGATTATAAAAATCATGCCTGAAGAACAGCCATCTCATACTTGAGGATTATGTGGTGATCTTGTTTGATCCCTTTCCCTATTTCCTCAGCAGATACATGATTCTCCTCTATTTTACATGCTGCATACACGCAGGTTAGCCTGTTCAATCAAAGGTATCATCAAATTAGCTGCGTGATAAAAGCATATTATCGGTAAAGCCTAAGGATTCGAAAGAGCCACTTACATTATCTCTTTTGGATGATGTTGCATAACAGACCATTGCAGATAAAACCTTTTAAAGTATTGGAGCGCTGTTGCCTGCAAAAAATATTAGAAGCAAAATATTAAACCTTTTATGTTTGACTTCATCATAATGAACTTTCATCTGGAATAAAGAGCAATGCACCTGAATCTTGTGAGGGAACTCAAAGGCACTGCACACTTCTTGGACTTTGGCCTCATAAAATGCTCTCATGAAACGTTCTTCATCAACACTCAAAGGTTTAAGCTTCTTATCAGCTGCTGAGAGTAA from Raphanus sativus cultivar WK10039 unplaced genomic scaffold, ASM80110v3 Scaffold2647, whole genome shotgun sequence harbors:
- the LOC108825688 gene encoding cyclin-H1-1 isoform X2; its protein translation is MADFQTSTQRAKWVFTPQKLAERYKAANQRAVQLLEKCGTTQVEVDASGSLTYPTENARDQADKKLKPLSVDEERFMRAFYEAKVQEVCSAFEFPHKIQATALQYFKRFYLQWSVMQHHPKEIMLTCVYAACKIEENHVSAEEIGKGIKQDHHIILKYEMAVLQSLEFDLIVFAPYRAMEGFVSNMEEFLQARDDEIQKLESLLKAATAEADKIMLTDAPLLFPPGQLALAALRIANGVLGVVDFDRYLESIVSQPNSEHTTSHLSNLLDDIESLVKNYKYPSEKDMKHINRKLKSCLGHSSSHDESKKREKRSKHKSHRSSSDAPPNGPPAG
- the LOC108825688 gene encoding cyclin-H1-1 isoform X1; the encoded protein is MADFQTSTQRAKWVFTPQKLAERYKAANQRAVQLLEKCGTTQVEVDASGSLTYPTENARDQAADKKLKPLSVDEERFMRAFYEAKVQEVCSAFEFPHKIQATALQYFKRFYLQWSVMQHHPKEIMLTCVYAACKIEENHVSAEEIGKGIKQDHHIILKYEMAVLQSLEFDLIVFAPYRAMEGFVSNMEEFLQARDDEIQKLESLLKAATAEADKIMLTDAPLLFPPGQLALAALRIANGVLGVVDFDRYLESIVSQPNSEHTTSHLSNLLDDIESLVKNYKYPSEKDMKHINRKLKSCLGHSSSHDESKKREKRSKHKSHRSSSDAPPNGPPAG